A single genomic interval of Nonomuraea rubra harbors:
- a CDS encoding Fpg/Nei family DNA glycosylase: MPEGDAVYRTAARLRGALDGQILTRSQFRVPQHATADLTGRRVITTLSRGKHLLTRIEGELTVHTHLRMDGRWQIMRTGDRIPPGDQVRLILANERWQAVGVKLGMVDLVRTAGEARLVGHLGPDLLGPDWDPDEAVRRLRGAPDRTIGEALLDQRNLAGIGTIYRAETLFLRGIWPWKQVGEIEDLEGLVSLAQRLLEANRGHAGTVTTGDRRPANQTWVYGRAGRPCRRCGTRISRGEMGAQPQERLILWCAGCQPR, translated from the coding sequence ATGCCCGAAGGAGACGCCGTCTACCGGACCGCCGCGCGGCTCAGGGGCGCGCTGGACGGCCAGATCCTGACGAGATCGCAGTTCCGCGTGCCCCAGCACGCCACGGCCGACCTCACCGGACGCCGGGTGATCACCACGCTCTCCAGGGGGAAGCACCTGCTCACCCGGATCGAGGGCGAGCTCACCGTGCACACCCACCTGCGCATGGACGGACGCTGGCAGATCATGCGGACGGGCGACCGGATCCCGCCCGGCGACCAGGTCAGGCTGATCCTGGCCAACGAGCGATGGCAGGCGGTCGGGGTCAAGCTCGGGATGGTCGATCTCGTCAGGACGGCCGGCGAGGCACGCCTGGTGGGCCACCTGGGGCCGGATCTGCTCGGCCCGGACTGGGACCCGGATGAGGCCGTGCGAAGACTACGAGGGGCGCCCGACAGGACCATCGGGGAGGCGCTGCTCGATCAGCGCAACCTGGCGGGGATCGGCACGATCTATCGCGCCGAGACCCTGTTCCTGCGCGGGATCTGGCCGTGGAAGCAGGTCGGGGAGATCGAGGATCTCGAGGGGCTCGTGTCGCTGGCACAGCGGCTGCTGGAGGCCAACAGGGGACATGCGGGCACGGTGACCACAGGTGATCGCCGCCCAGCGAATCAGACCTGGGTCTACGGCAGGGCGGGGAGGCCCTGTCGCCGATGCGGCACCCGCATCAGCCGTGGGGAGATGGGGGCGCAGCCACAGGAACGACTGATCCTGTGGTGTGCTGGCTGCCAGCCGCGTTAG
- the pgsA gene encoding CDP-diacylglycerol--glycerol-3-phosphate 3-phosphatidyltransferase translates to MTRDERRVVSPWNIANVLTVLRLVLVPFFVVCLFLPGTGWRVAALAVFGVASLTDHLDGELARRYGLITDFGKIADPIADKALTGAALVCLSILDELPWWVTIVILGRELGITVLRLVLLRHAVIPASYGGKVKTVLQIAAIVLYLLPFVPGPVRWVVMGGAVVVTVATGADYLFRAVKLRKVAKQARGE, encoded by the coding sequence ATGACAAGGGACGAGCGCCGCGTGGTAAGCCCGTGGAACATCGCCAACGTCCTCACGGTCCTCCGGTTGGTGCTCGTCCCTTTCTTCGTCGTCTGCCTCTTCCTGCCGGGCACGGGCTGGCGGGTGGCCGCGCTGGCGGTCTTCGGGGTGGCCTCGCTCACCGACCACCTCGACGGCGAGCTGGCCAGGCGCTACGGCCTGATCACCGACTTCGGCAAGATCGCCGACCCGATCGCCGACAAGGCGCTCACCGGGGCGGCGCTGGTGTGCCTGTCGATCCTGGACGAGCTGCCCTGGTGGGTGACGATCGTGATCCTCGGCAGGGAGCTGGGCATCACGGTGCTCAGGCTCGTGCTGCTGCGCCACGCGGTCATCCCGGCCAGCTACGGCGGCAAGGTCAAGACCGTGCTGCAGATCGCCGCCATCGTCCTGTATCTCCTGCCCTTCGTGCCGGGGCCCGTGCGGTGGGTGGTGATGGGCGGGGCGGTCGTGGTCACCGTGGCGACGGGGGCCGACTACCTTTTCAGGGCCGTGAAACTGCGTAAAGTGGCCAAGCAGGCGCGCGGGGAGTGA
- a CDS encoding helix-turn-helix domain-containing protein, with protein sequence MQEQSIGAMLRAARQTAGLTVAQVSAATRIREAMIHCMEQDDYGQCGGAFYARGHVRAVAKAVGLDPEATVHLYDQQYGGPPQPMPASAVFQADRKINLPERRGPNWTMALGVALAIVVVFGMMRVMGGASDQVRTGDVRAASARPSVPPNTPITETPRPTPSKTSAKNTVTVRIKAKRSSYVSLHDAEGHKLFAGTLKAGKTSTWRAPEKVNVLLADAGAVTVHVNGKRVKGLGGRGDVARRSFGPPKPQSR encoded by the coding sequence GTGCAGGAGCAGAGCATCGGGGCCATGCTGCGGGCGGCCAGGCAGACGGCCGGCCTGACGGTCGCGCAGGTCAGCGCGGCCACCAGGATCCGCGAGGCCATGATCCATTGCATGGAGCAGGACGACTACGGCCAGTGCGGCGGCGCCTTCTACGCCAGAGGGCACGTCAGGGCCGTGGCCAAGGCGGTGGGGCTCGATCCCGAGGCCACCGTCCATCTCTACGACCAGCAGTACGGCGGGCCGCCGCAGCCCATGCCGGCCTCGGCCGTGTTCCAGGCCGACCGCAAGATCAACCTGCCGGAGCGGCGCGGGCCGAACTGGACGATGGCGCTCGGCGTGGCGCTGGCCATCGTGGTGGTCTTCGGCATGATGCGGGTGATGGGCGGCGCCAGCGACCAGGTGCGCACGGGTGACGTACGGGCCGCCTCGGCCCGGCCCAGCGTCCCGCCGAACACGCCGATCACCGAGACGCCGCGGCCGACGCCGTCCAAGACCTCGGCCAAGAACACGGTTACCGTGCGTATCAAGGCGAAGCGGTCGTCGTACGTGAGCCTGCACGACGCCGAGGGGCACAAGCTGTTCGCCGGCACTCTCAAGGCGGGCAAGACCTCCACGTGGCGCGCGCCCGAGAAGGTCAACGTGCTGCTGGCGGACGCCGGAGCGGTAACGGTGCACGTCAACGGCAAGAGGGTGAAGGGTCTCGGCGGCAGGGGAGACGTGGCGCGGCGCTCGTTCGGGCCGCCCAAACCGCAGTCGCGGTAG
- a CDS encoding CinA family protein: MADMAEVLTMLVAQEATVAVAESLTGGLIGAAITSVSGSSKAFRGGVISYATDLKHELLGVPQELLAREGAVDPGVAAAMAAGVARVCGATYGVAVTGVAGPEPQDGKPVGLVYVAVSGPGGQVSSRELRLLGSRERIRVETVDEAVDLLSGVLKANIGEHSG; encoded by the coding sequence ATGGCGGACATGGCCGAGGTGCTCACGATGCTGGTGGCCCAGGAGGCGACGGTGGCCGTGGCCGAGTCGCTGACGGGCGGGCTCATCGGGGCGGCCATCACCTCCGTGTCCGGGTCCTCCAAGGCGTTCAGGGGCGGAGTGATCTCCTACGCGACCGACCTCAAGCACGAGCTGCTGGGCGTGCCCCAGGAGCTGCTGGCGCGTGAGGGGGCCGTGGACCCCGGCGTGGCCGCCGCGATGGCCGCGGGGGTGGCGCGGGTGTGCGGGGCGACGTACGGCGTGGCCGTGACGGGCGTGGCGGGGCCCGAGCCGCAGGACGGCAAGCCGGTCGGCCTGGTGTACGTGGCGGTCTCCGGGCCCGGCGGGCAGGTTTCGTCGCGGGAATTGAGACTTCTGGGGTCGCGCGAACGTATCAGGGTAGAGACGGTGGACGAGGCAGTCGATCTCCTGTCAGGTGTGCTGAAGGCGAACATAGGGGAACATTCCGGGTGA
- a CDS encoding helix-turn-helix domain-containing protein, translating to MILLRQLLGDVLRRLRVRQGRTLREVSTLARVSLGYLSEVERGQKEASSELLASICGALGVPLSQVLREVSDQFALAELQAAPVLADVPEHERLPLGETVPGSISDSVFPEVKDMVAA from the coding sequence ATGATTCTGCTGCGTCAGCTGCTCGGAGATGTGCTGAGGCGGTTGCGGGTGCGGCAGGGACGCACGCTACGAGAGGTGTCCACGCTGGCCCGGGTCTCGCTCGGCTATCTGTCCGAGGTGGAGCGCGGCCAGAAGGAGGCCTCGTCCGAGCTGCTCGCGTCGATCTGCGGCGCGCTCGGTGTGCCGCTTTCGCAGGTGTTGCGTGAGGTTTCCGACCAGTTCGCGCTGGCGGAGCTCCAGGCTGCCCCTGTGCTTGCCGACGTGCCCGAGCACGAGCGCCTGCCTCTTGGCGAGACGGTTCCCGGGTCGATCTCCGACTCCGTGTTCCCCGAAGTCAAGGACATGGTGGCTGCCTAA
- a CDS encoding PP2C family protein-serine/threonine phosphatase, with product MATRDRNHQRTAISRGGVISRQIASSHQRRLLLALLAAEVVVALADAAYATVSLSALLLIGPMVAGHLLTVRHTVLAAAVALALALLLPAVDEGSDLPHHLVRLLIVATGGLWACVTARAHARHRAELARMTRIAEWAMIPALPAELGGVGLAAHTRSSAGAARIGGDLHDAVATPTGLRLIVGDVKGHGLDAAHLSATLLAAFRRTAAAAPDLAALALQLDAAVSPSLGPEDFATVLLAEFVPGGVLLVNCGHPAPVRVDSRLRALHPPRPCRPLGLSPEPYVWRVRLLPSDRLLLFTDGLTEARSCEGLELPFDEHLHAALTQATLEESLREVLDLLRRHTGGSCSHVVDDLTLILAQPLPAATVPRPAPVAEDRPGRPD from the coding sequence GTGGCTACTCGCGATCGCAACCACCAGAGGACCGCAATCTCCCGAGGAGGCGTCATCTCGCGGCAAATCGCCTCCAGTCACCAGCGCCGGCTGCTGCTCGCGCTGCTCGCGGCCGAGGTGGTGGTCGCTCTGGCCGACGCCGCGTACGCCACGGTCTCCCTGTCGGCCCTGCTGCTGATCGGGCCGATGGTCGCCGGCCACCTGCTGACCGTCCGCCACACCGTCCTGGCCGCCGCCGTGGCGCTGGCGCTGGCGCTGCTGCTGCCCGCGGTGGACGAGGGCTCCGACCTGCCGCACCACCTGGTACGCCTGCTCATCGTGGCGACAGGCGGCCTGTGGGCGTGCGTGACGGCCCGCGCCCATGCCCGCCACCGGGCCGAGCTGGCCCGCATGACCCGCATCGCGGAGTGGGCGATGATCCCCGCGCTCCCGGCCGAGCTGGGCGGGGTCGGCCTGGCGGCGCACACCCGTTCGTCGGCCGGGGCCGCCCGCATCGGCGGCGACCTGCACGACGCCGTCGCCACGCCCACGGGCCTGCGCCTGATCGTCGGGGACGTCAAGGGTCACGGCCTGGACGCCGCGCACCTCAGCGCGACCCTGCTGGCGGCCTTCCGCCGCACCGCGGCCGCCGCGCCCGATCTGGCCGCCCTGGCCCTCCAGCTCGACGCCGCCGTCTCGCCCAGCCTGGGGCCCGAGGACTTCGCGACGGTGCTGCTGGCCGAGTTCGTGCCGGGAGGGGTGCTGCTGGTCAACTGCGGCCATCCCGCCCCCGTGCGGGTGGACAGCCGCCTGCGCGCGCTGCACCCTCCGCGCCCGTGCCGTCCGCTCGGGCTGTCCCCCGAGCCGTACGTGTGGCGCGTACGCCTGCTGCCCTCCGACCGCCTGCTGCTGTTCACCGACGGGCTGACCGAGGCGCGCAGCTGCGAGGGCCTGGAGCTGCCCTTCGACGAGCACCTGCACGCGGCGCTGACGCAGGCCACGCTGGAGGAGTCGCTGCGCGAGGTGCTCGACCTGCTGCGGCGGCACACCGGCGGGTCGTGCTCGCACGTGGTGGACGACCTGACGCTGATCCTGGCCCAGCCGCTCCCCGCCGCCACCGTCCCGCGGCCGGCGCCGGTCGCGGAGGATCGCCCCGGCCGGCCGGACTGA
- a CDS encoding serine/threonine protein kinase translates to MPEIAELRAGDPTEVAEYRLTGRLAADVFTGRSRAGEPVVVRLLPPEMEPEPFLRAMEPLRGASVVGTAQILGAGVAGEQAYLVTEFVDGPALKDAGGTFDGVGLYRLAAGTITALVALHQAGLVHGDIRPGNVLLGPDGPRVIDAGLERAMAAASVSTRKVAVPAYTAPERLRGGEAEPAADVFSWAATMVFAVTGASPFEGGSMSATVDRIVNQAPDLLGLGELHDLFARCLDKDPAARPAASDVLLRLVGQTSFLTGKVDGDPAPPEPAPQARRGRSLLSLGAAFVAGALVSGAGVYALGGARAPAVNQAAATTSPTPTTAPTITPSAVAAPEGEVEKKAQTDTELPVIGVTLHEHPKDAVRLASYIEGQGAFRTYVRDRSGTFKHLGETEQPVLAPGGDWVALNPMIKFRTGDLDQIKFSRLSTGESFVVNTVKKPLQTMTPVWSRDGSKLLLSVADMKKEPYRLVGFVVVDVAARTAVHVETEYSDDTALAYTFDPGGTIVRGYWDGKRGGIEYYDMSGQVTRTLHWVGLPRGTQWFSPSGTRFATVCPNSDSYCVWDLKTGARQATVPFTDKDGEFLGWFNEKHLLVKDPGKKRNTEVVKVIDLVGDTARVLADIATDKPSLFQYAPAPPA, encoded by the coding sequence ATGCCGGAAATAGCGGAATTACGCGCGGGAGATCCCACCGAGGTCGCGGAATACCGGTTGACCGGACGGCTGGCAGCCGACGTGTTCACCGGACGGTCGAGGGCCGGGGAGCCCGTGGTCGTCCGGCTGCTGCCGCCCGAGATGGAGCCCGAGCCGTTCCTGCGGGCGATGGAGCCGTTACGCGGGGCCTCGGTGGTCGGCACCGCGCAGATCCTGGGCGCGGGGGTGGCCGGCGAGCAGGCGTACCTGGTGACGGAGTTCGTGGACGGGCCCGCGCTGAAGGACGCCGGCGGCACGTTCGACGGGGTGGGGCTCTACCGGCTGGCGGCGGGGACGATCACCGCGCTGGTCGCACTCCACCAGGCGGGGCTGGTGCACGGCGACATCCGGCCGGGCAACGTGCTGCTCGGCCCGGACGGCCCCCGGGTGATCGACGCCGGGCTGGAGCGGGCGATGGCGGCGGCGTCCGTCTCCACCAGGAAGGTGGCCGTGCCCGCCTACACCGCGCCCGAGCGGCTGCGCGGCGGCGAGGCCGAGCCGGCCGCCGACGTGTTCTCGTGGGCGGCGACCATGGTGTTCGCCGTGACCGGCGCCTCGCCCTTCGAGGGCGGGTCGATGAGCGCCACCGTCGACCGCATCGTCAACCAGGCGCCGGACCTGCTCGGCCTGGGGGAGCTGCACGACCTGTTCGCGCGGTGCCTGGACAAGGATCCGGCCGCGCGGCCCGCCGCCAGCGACGTGCTGCTGCGGCTGGTCGGCCAGACGTCGTTCCTGACCGGGAAGGTGGACGGGGACCCGGCGCCTCCCGAGCCCGCCCCACAGGCCCGCCGGGGCCGGAGCCTGCTGTCCCTGGGGGCGGCGTTCGTGGCCGGGGCGCTCGTGTCGGGAGCGGGCGTCTACGCTCTCGGCGGCGCCCGCGCGCCGGCCGTGAACCAGGCCGCGGCCACGACGTCGCCGACGCCCACGACCGCGCCGACGATCACGCCGTCCGCGGTGGCGGCCCCGGAGGGGGAGGTCGAGAAGAAGGCGCAGACCGACACGGAACTGCCCGTGATCGGCGTCACCCTGCACGAGCACCCCAAGGACGCGGTGCGCCTGGCGTCCTACATCGAGGGCCAGGGCGCGTTCAGGACGTACGTCAGGGACAGGAGCGGCACGTTCAAGCACCTGGGGGAGACCGAGCAGCCCGTCCTCGCGCCCGGCGGCGACTGGGTGGCGCTCAACCCGATGATCAAGTTCCGGACGGGAGATCTGGACCAGATCAAGTTCTCCAGGCTGTCCACCGGCGAGTCCTTCGTGGTCAACACGGTCAAGAAGCCCCTGCAGACCATGACGCCCGTCTGGTCCAGGGACGGGAGCAAGCTGCTGCTGTCGGTCGCCGACATGAAGAAGGAGCCGTACCGGCTCGTGGGCTTCGTGGTCGTCGACGTGGCCGCCAGAACGGCCGTCCACGTCGAGACCGAGTACAGCGACGACACGGCCCTGGCCTACACCTTCGACCCGGGCGGGACGATCGTGCGAGGCTACTGGGACGGCAAGCGCGGCGGCATCGAGTACTACGACATGTCCGGCCAGGTCACCCGGACCCTTCACTGGGTGGGCCTGCCGCGCGGCACCCAGTGGTTCTCGCCGTCCGGCACGAGGTTCGCCACGGTCTGCCCGAACAGTGACTCGTACTGCGTCTGGGACCTCAAGACCGGGGCCCGGCAGGCCACGGTGCCCTTCACGGACAAGGACGGCGAGTTCCTCGGCTGGTTCAACGAGAAACACCTGCTCGTGAAGGATCCGGGCAAGAAGCGGAACACCGAGGTGGTCAAGGTCATCGACCTCGTGGGCGACACGGCGCGCGTGCTGGCGGACATCGCCACGGACAAACCCTCCCTCTTCCAGTACGCTCCGGCACCGCCCGCATGA
- the rimO gene encoding 30S ribosomal protein S12 methylthiotransferase RimO has product MSSRRTASLITLGCARNEVDSEELAARLEAAGWQLGDDDPDVVVVNTCGFIDSAKKDSIDTLLAAADSGAKVVAAGCMAERYGNELADALPEASAVISFDDYAEIGDRLDDVLAERPLKPHTPRDRRTLLPISPVDRASAPKANIPGHGDLPEGLAPASGPRVLRKRLDESPVASLKLASGCDRRCTFCAIPAFRGSYVSRRPDELLAEADWLAHRGVRELVLVSENSTSYGKDLGDLRALEKLLPQLAAVEGIERVRVSYLQPAELRPGLIDVICGTEGVVPYFDLSFQHASGTVLRRMRRFGDPERFLGLLETIRERAPEAGVRSNFIVGFPGETEEEFGELVGFLEEARLDVIGVFGYSDEDGTEAATLPGKLDQEVVDERVRMLTELAEELTAQRAEERIGTEVDVLIDDDLGDGGYEGRAAHQGPEVDGSVTVQGIGLVKGQIVRAHVVDAEGVDLIARIKAGGP; this is encoded by the coding sequence ATGTCATCCCGCCGAACCGCATCGCTGATCACTCTGGGCTGCGCACGCAACGAGGTCGACTCCGAGGAGCTGGCCGCGCGACTCGAGGCTGCCGGCTGGCAGCTGGGCGACGACGACCCCGATGTCGTCGTCGTCAACACGTGTGGCTTCATTGACTCGGCCAAGAAAGACTCGATCGACACGCTCCTGGCCGCCGCTGACTCCGGCGCGAAGGTGGTGGCCGCGGGCTGCATGGCCGAGCGCTACGGCAACGAGCTCGCCGACGCCCTGCCCGAGGCCAGTGCGGTCATCTCCTTCGACGACTACGCCGAGATCGGTGACCGCCTCGACGACGTGCTGGCCGAGCGGCCGCTGAAGCCGCACACGCCACGCGACCGCCGCACCCTGCTACCCATCTCGCCGGTGGATCGTGCCAGCGCGCCCAAGGCCAACATCCCCGGCCACGGCGACCTGCCGGAGGGCCTGGCGCCCGCCAGCGGCCCCCGCGTGCTGCGCAAACGGCTCGACGAGAGCCCGGTGGCCTCGCTCAAGCTGGCCTCCGGCTGCGACCGGCGCTGCACGTTCTGCGCCATCCCCGCCTTCCGCGGCTCCTACGTCTCCCGCCGGCCCGACGAGCTGCTCGCCGAGGCCGACTGGCTGGCCCACAGGGGCGTTCGCGAGCTCGTCCTGGTGAGCGAGAACTCCACGTCCTACGGCAAGGACCTGGGCGACCTGCGGGCGCTGGAGAAGCTGCTGCCGCAGCTCGCCGCCGTCGAGGGCATCGAGCGGGTGCGCGTCAGCTACCTGCAGCCCGCAGAGCTGCGGCCCGGCCTGATCGACGTGATCTGCGGCACCGAGGGCGTGGTGCCCTACTTCGACCTATCCTTCCAGCACGCCAGCGGCACGGTGCTGCGCCGGATGCGCCGCTTCGGCGACCCCGAGCGCTTCCTCGGGCTGCTGGAGACCATCCGCGAGCGCGCCCCCGAGGCGGGCGTGCGCTCCAACTTCATCGTGGGCTTCCCCGGAGAGACGGAGGAGGAGTTCGGCGAGCTCGTCGGGTTCCTGGAGGAGGCCAGGCTCGACGTGATCGGCGTGTTCGGCTACTCCGACGAGGACGGCACGGAGGCGGCGACGCTGCCGGGCAAGCTGGACCAGGAGGTCGTCGACGAGCGCGTGCGCATGCTCACCGAGCTGGCCGAGGAGCTGACCGCCCAGCGGGCGGAGGAGCGCATCGGCACCGAGGTCGACGTGCTGATCGACGACGACCTCGGCGACGGCGGCTACGAGGGCAGGGCGGCGCACCAGGGGCCCGAGGTCGACGGCTCCGTCACGGTGCAGGGCATCGGCCTGGTCAAGGGGCAGATCGTTCGCGCGCACGTGGTCGACGCCGAGGGGGTTGACCTGATCGCGCGCATCAAGGCCGGCGGTCCATGA
- a CDS encoding serine/threonine-protein kinase, which translates to MKPLVASDPLYVDGRRVVGRLGAGGQGVVYLGESPDGTRVAIKVLGDGLDDPDARARFDQEIGYARRVKAFCTAQVLASGEVGGTPYVVSEYVDGPALAEVIQERGPLRGAELRRLAIGTLTALAAIHQAGVVHRDFKPGNVLLSRDGPRVIDFGISRALEESETGGGHIVGTPPYMAPEQFSGAAAGPAADLFAWASTMVAAATGRPPFGTGELPALVNRILHAEPELGELDGELRELAARCLDKDPAARPTAARALLTLLGHRVPARVLRDTGEQRLLAEGQQSAAPPARRRWRLVAGAVAVAVAVAAAVLLLRPAPEPEPPAPKPVVLPVPRAGVMAATSVSELKLPGTGITLHENPADPLWVSSYQDQRDGQGSASYVRDPATGSFAFFANLQEPIVSPGGRYVASLAGSRFAETSHETVWLRDRATGQDRHPRTVDKPATLWRPSWSADGRQWLATVATTDDQALGFAVVDAVTGAVKIVDVADVREAEYAWGADGRSVLYQPRNGVVSELDLNGRPLRTFSGVGEQAGGAARTTLGTVFSTICPDKSGNICHWDARSGERRATTRLPEGVSFRGWLDERHFLATRTRAKTLDVLLMDVNGRAVRTLATGPKSELDEVVLWFTRR; encoded by the coding sequence ATGAAGCCGCTGGTCGCGAGCGACCCCCTCTACGTCGACGGCCGCCGGGTGGTCGGCCGGCTGGGAGCGGGCGGCCAGGGGGTGGTCTACCTCGGCGAGTCGCCCGACGGCACCAGGGTCGCGATCAAGGTGCTGGGCGACGGCCTGGACGACCCCGACGCGCGGGCGCGCTTCGACCAGGAGATCGGGTACGCGCGGCGGGTCAAGGCGTTCTGCACGGCGCAGGTGCTGGCCAGCGGTGAGGTGGGCGGCACGCCGTACGTGGTGAGCGAGTACGTGGACGGGCCCGCCCTGGCCGAGGTGATCCAGGAGCGCGGCCCGCTGCGCGGGGCGGAGCTGCGGCGGCTGGCGATCGGCACGCTGACCGCGCTGGCGGCCATCCACCAGGCGGGCGTCGTGCACCGGGACTTCAAGCCCGGCAACGTGCTGCTCAGCAGGGACGGGCCCCGGGTGATCGACTTCGGCATCTCCAGGGCGCTGGAGGAGTCCGAGACGGGCGGCGGGCACATCGTGGGGACGCCGCCGTACATGGCGCCCGAGCAGTTCTCGGGTGCGGCGGCCGGGCCCGCGGCCGACCTGTTCGCGTGGGCCTCGACCATGGTCGCCGCCGCGACGGGCAGGCCGCCGTTCGGGACGGGGGAGCTGCCCGCGCTGGTGAACCGGATCCTGCACGCCGAGCCCGAGCTCGGCGAGCTCGACGGGGAGCTGCGGGAGCTGGCCGCGCGCTGCCTGGACAAGGACCCCGCCGCCCGGCCCACGGCGGCGCGGGCGCTGCTCACCCTGCTTGGCCACCGTGTGCCCGCGCGGGTGTTGCGGGACACCGGCGAGCAGCGGCTGCTGGCGGAGGGGCAGCAGTCCGCGGCGCCTCCCGCCCGCCGGCGATGGCGGCTGGTGGCCGGCGCGGTGGCCGTCGCCGTGGCGGTCGCGGCCGCGGTGCTCCTGCTGCGGCCGGCGCCGGAGCCGGAGCCGCCCGCCCCGAAGCCCGTGGTGTTGCCGGTGCCGCGTGCCGGGGTGATGGCCGCCACGTCGGTCTCCGAGCTGAAGCTGCCCGGCACGGGCATCACGCTGCACGAGAACCCCGCCGACCCCCTCTGGGTCTCCTCGTACCAGGACCAGCGCGACGGCCAGGGCTCGGCCTCCTACGTACGGGATCCGGCCACGGGCTCCTTCGCCTTCTTCGCCAACCTCCAGGAGCCGATCGTCTCGCCGGGCGGCCGTTACGTGGCCTCCCTGGCCGGCTCGAGATTCGCCGAGACTTCCCACGAGACCGTCTGGCTGCGCGATCGCGCCACGGGACAGGACCGGCACCCGCGTACGGTGGACAAGCCCGCCACGTTGTGGCGCCCGAGCTGGTCCGCCGACGGGCGGCAGTGGCTGGCGACGGTGGCCACCACGGACGACCAGGCCCTGGGCTTCGCGGTGGTGGACGCGGTCACCGGCGCCGTGAAGATCGTCGATGTGGCGGACGTCCGTGAGGCGGAGTACGCGTGGGGCGCGGACGGCAGGAGCGTGCTGTACCAGCCGCGGAACGGCGTGGTGAGCGAGCTGGATCTGAACGGGAGGCCGCTGCGGACGTTCTCCGGTGTCGGAGAGCAGGCGGGAGGGGCGGCACGGACGACGCTCGGCACAGTCTTCAGCACCATATGTCCGGATAAAAGTGGAAATATTTGTCACTGGGACGCACGAAGCGGCGAGCGCAGGGCGACGACCAGGCTCCCCGAGGGCGTGAGCTTCCGCGGCTGGCTCGACGAGCGCCACTTCCTCGCCACCCGGACCCGCGCGAAGACCCTCGACGTCCTGCTCATGGACGTGAACGGCCGCGCCGTACGCACTCTCGCGACCGGCCCGAAGAGCGAGCTGGACGAGGTCGTGCTCTGGTTCACCAGGAGATGA